The genomic segment atgacagtttgaaagaaaaaaaaacagctttgttttattagtcaacattgcaactttttctaaattacattttacCTTTAAGCttctttatttcacttttgttatgtttttgtttattttaattgtatttttagaatgtgccgtggaccTTTAAAACAtttgctgtgggccgcaaatggcctccggggcacacttttgacacccctgctatagataataaaaaattaaatctgataaatctatggataaaaagcagagcctggcgacgcatgcgcgtttatcataactctctctgtctctgcccctccctcaccaatgctgctgcacacacaatttgctttgtttttaaccccttcttaaccctgaacgtacattgaaaatacacgcaaccataactcaaaatgccggacatttgaggcatttaagaaactccgccctgacagctctgcaaaagaggacatgtccggtgaaaagacgacgtatggtcagtctatcctagcccgttagctgctagcatgctgtgtgttgtgcctcggtgtacattgtttacacaatgtgcggtacgctacttaatatgtccgtgtggaaaccgaaccgaaacccccgtaccgaaacggttcaatacaaatacacgtacctttacacccctattattggTCGATCTCGAGTTATAACGCAACTCGGACATTGAATTCTTCACTAATCTTTGCTAATCATGTCCCTCTCAGGTTCCTTGAGGAATATTCCAAGTATAATTTGACATTCTGGGCCGTGACCACAGGGAACGAACCCACAGCAGGCCTGATGACAAACTACAGGTGTCCTCTCACGCAAAGTGGTGCCAGGCCGACTGACACCTACAGTCTGTGTCTCCCTCCCCCCACTGCAGTTTCCAGGCCCTGGGTTTCACTCCCGAGGAGCAGAGGGACTGGGTGGCCTTGGACCTGGGCCCCGCCCTTCACGCGTCCTCATTCCCGCACACGCACGTCCTCTTGATGGACGACAACCGCCAGCTGTTGCCTTACTGGGCCAAAGTGGTGAGTCGAGAAGGTCGCTTTCAACTTTGAACCTGGCTCAGGCCGCGTAGTACACGGATGGATAAATAACGATGAATggatactaatcctcaccaccatgtTGAAAAAGAAACCAATATTTCTTCCATgtagcgttatcactggaggactcgaGCAAAAGGAATTGTCAAACATGCTACAGTGCACGCCGAGCAGGAccacacaagaagctaaccgctaataGGAGTTCCTAAcccttttgacctcggggcccaacttttcaacGACAGAGgggccactcaaatattaacactgaattagtaatcctacTCTTGATTGTAAACATGTTCATTATATCTATCTTACTTACAGTTTACACCCTTGTCAAATGATACGAAAGCATGTGGTAATCAAAAAGATTGTTTATTAAACACACAAACTTTAGacttggtcaggctgattagaaaaatatgtACTAACCAAATTTACTGCACAAGAAGGGACTCAAAAATAActgataaaaaataatgtaataaatatGTTGCTTCTTAAATAAACTGATAACAAATTTAAAGTACAAATTGTCACCACTTTCGTCACCATTTTTGCACTTAATTTTTGTCTATGActtaagctccagacttcttctgtttgtttgagattgccattactgccacaagtggtggaaaagtgtagtaCAACTGAGTATGgctgctgagaaacagatatttgttGGCGGCCCAGCCAAGGGTTAAGAAACAATGGTCTAGAACATTTTGAGGTAAAACccctaaataattaaaaaaaaagaaaagttagggttttttttgtttttacaataaaAGCCAACAAATGTAATAAAGTTgccagaatatgaatttaaatattgatATAACCTGTCAATAATCATTCAAGTCAAATTTTCCTTTAAACTTCAGAGTGTAGATAATAGTTAATAGGATTATCATCACTAGATAGTtagaatcataataatacattattattattatgatgaaacatacttggccaataaagctgattctgattataATATTATTAGTTCATCTCCTGGGAGTTAAGTctcccctgtctttaaaaactaatGACGCCTCTGTTTGTAACTTTAATCAagtgtccttgaacgcaccacatttATGTGCAATTAAATGCAAAACTTCTACATAACTTTGTCCTATGACGATGATAGATGTATTATATTTGCCTTAATTTATGTaatgaaggcaaaataattgctgCTCTAACGTAAAATACGGGTGGTTGATCCAGATATCGATATTATCGATACCTAGTTTAGTATCAGTATATAAGCAATATTGAAGTGTTAAGAtcgatatttttctttttctgttctcataattgcaaaatattttttgtcatttttgttcaaAGTCAGTGGGTAAGTCTCTGGTATAGGAaggcttacactgcaaaaagtcagtgttcaaaaacaaggaaaaaaaataccaaaatgaggggtattttatttgaactaagcaaaactatctgccaatagaacaagaaaattcggcttgtcaagactttccaaaacaagtcaaattagctaaccttaatgaaccaaaaaataccttaaaataagtatattctcattaacaacaagtgcacttttcttgttagaaaaaaaagagacctttttgttcaatatgttgaaaaatattcttaaatgaagtaaatgctagtgccattatcttgacataatgatatgcgctcggcattacatttcttgaaaccagcaaacttatactaaaaactaatttattgttcttaatggaaattcaacaatgcaagcgcttgttactctcggggtttcatagccgcttaggcaaatcatattgtctaaaaatgcatttttccatcgataacatgacatcatcgcggcaagtgcgtgctctttcagtcaattagtgcgcacatatacagcccggcccccggccaaaatttttttaattgtaattttgaggaatttatctgaatgtgcatgaactgtttctgttcaaaattgtttgaaatgtcaaatgtttaaatattaactgtcagtttactgtactgtgccaatataagtacgtattttctattgtttcattgaaaataaaacagcaaagtcaatttggctgtcatctgttttaattatgagacacaattgtgttgaaatcattatttatttttttcatgcttgaaataagaaattattactttaaaaaaaagtagttttatacttgtgagtgttgatgacacagctttgcaacagttgatattctagtttcaagcatgttttactcaatataggtcatcaaatctcagcaacaagctgtaatatcttactgagatcatttaggaccaaaacccttaaaacaagtaaaacactccaacataaaatctgcttagtgagaagaattatcttattagacagaaaataagcaaatatcacccttatttgagatatttcatcttacttagatttcagtttttgcagtgtagaaggcAAACCTAAATGATTTAAATTGCAGCCAATAGTTGTGTTTGTGTACTTATTGTGCACTTGTCACTTTTTCCCACTTGGGAAGTCAGCCATTATCTGAAGTGCGTCCCATTTCATGTCCCAGCTGCTTGTCATGTGACTCCTTCAGGTCCTGGGTGATATCCATGCAGGACGTTACATCCACGGCGTGGCGGTCCACTGGTACTTGGACAGATTGTTCCCGGCCGCGCCCACCCTGGGGGCGACCCACGCCTTGTACCCGGAGTATTACCTGTTTGGCACCGAGGCCTGCGCGGGCTGGACGGCGCTGGACCGTGGCGTGATGCTGGGCAGCTGGCAGAGGGCGGAACAATACGCTCACGACATCTTGGACGTAGGACGGAGGACTTTTCATTCTCTCCATGTCAGCGTCAGGATgttccaccattttttttttccttctcccCTAGGACTTAAACCATCACGTGACAGGCTGGACTGACTGGAACCTGGCACTGGACCAGACAGGCGGCCCAAACTGGGTGAAGAATTTTGTCGACAGCCCCGTCATCGTGGACGCCCAGCGTGACGTCTTCTTCAAGCAGCCCACCTTTTACAGCATGGCCCACTTCAGGTAGACCATTATACTAATGTTCCTAAGTTCTCTACTAGAGTGGAACCCCTTGATGTTGACAACCCATCCATGCCAAGTTCTGATCCATGCTCCTCTTATTTTCCCGCAAAAGTGTCTGCTTAAGTCTGCGTCGAAAACAAATGTTCAGTAGTAAGGTTGCTTagatcaaaaatctattttttttttccaattcaacacgattcttgattcaaaaacgattttttcccgattcaaaaggattctctattcattcaatacataggatttcagcaggatctacctcagtctgctgacatgcaagattTGCTGGctctggtttggttttggaattggattgcattgttatggtattgctgtgtcttgttttgttggattgattaattaaaaaaataaaaattaaaaaaaatttaataaaaaaattaaaaaaaatattttttaaaaatgagaatcgattctgaatcgcacaatgtgagaatcgcgattcgaattcgaatcgattttttcccacacccctagtatatatatatatatgtatatatatatatatatgtatgtatatgtgtatatatatatatatatatgtatgtatatatatatatgtatatatatatatatgtatgtatgtatgtatgtatgtgtgtgtgtgtatgtatgtatgtgtgtatgtatgtatgtatgtgtatatgtatatatatatgcgtatatatgtatatatgggtatatatatatgtatgtgtatatgtatatatatatgcgtatgtgtatatatatatatatatgtgtatgtatgtatatatatatgtatatatatgtatatatatatatgtatatgtatatatatatatgtatatatatatgtatatgtgtatatatatatatgtatgtatatgtatatatatatgtatatgtgtatatatatatatgtatatgtatatatatatatgtatatatatatatatatatgtatgtatgtatgtatgtatgtatatatatacatatatatgtgtatatatatatgtatatgtgtgtgtgtgtgtgtgtgtatatatatatatatatatatatatatatatatatatatatatatatatatgtatgtgtgtatgtatatgtatatatattccgagcgtgatgatgtcacgttatcgattggaaaatgcatttttagacaatatgatttgcctgagcatctaggaaacaccaagagtaacaagcggtagaaaatggattagaaagggcagatttacaataaaataaaacgttttatttttactttccgcgggccggattttgaacgctggcgggccgtagtttggggacccctggggccgtacttatcaagcttcttagaattactcctaagaagtctgctaagatttgacttaagagtaaataaattattcactgaaagctgcacttaaaagttagttatcaagcgtcttactcacactttcagcgaagtgtaggactgaatcttaagtgtcacactcagagctgaattacgacattactatgtgccgtaaacggaattttaggtgacgtcatttctgtgtccatagaaatgaccaatcacggaagggaatccgttgtctaagaataaaaaaatatcttggaaatatttaagtggacaatgggagtgtatattttgacaataaactacaaaataatacaaaacaaactagtccccgccggcactcacgctaccgctccctctcttctctcgcccacacactcactgacgtcactcacctcacggccacacacatacgctactgtcataacattttctttccaattcattaattaggcaactaatttgaaactggtgtgggtggctctatatatactagcccactgcagccacatgcagaaatcaacaaggaatcgaaaagtattaaatctgtgacaaaaataatatccgctctgtctaaacgataccgtttgatcagctgctcgtcatcaaaaaaaaaaaaacattgttccgttccctgaacgttcgcgcacgtctctctcgcctcagtgccatcccctgctggcaactcctaaccacttaagacacctctgaaggtctcttaaatatcgtggagagtaggagtgattcttagacttaagaacgttgataaaaagcttttattcttaagtttgagaataggactaaatttagcaaattctaaggacttaagtgtaaaatggcactctaagaagcttgataagtacggcccctgatctacatcaacaaaatgATCACCCCTAATAACTGCTGTTCAGTTACATATGCTGCAATAAAACATGCGCACAGACACTTCCTGTCCAGTGCAAagattcaaaataaaagcatgaattCTACCACAGCAACTAACACAATGCACccatttagtgttttttttttaaaatgcttgtTAGATATTGGAAAAAAGATTTGCGCGTGTACAAAGATGTCATTGTCAAGACATTTAATGAAAGTAGTATGAaaagaatgtaaacaaaaatatgtAGAAATTGAGAACAAACTGCAGCAGGTTGAAAAATCCTTTATTAACACACGTTTCTTTTTCAGAGTAAATGTTTATTGTACAATCGATTTTGGTTACGTCGACAACTGCTTGTGTTGACTGCACttgtactttattttttgccACAGTAAGTTCCTGCACGAGGGCTCTCAGAGAGTGGGCGTGTCCCCCAGCGGGGAGACGGGGCTGGAATTCTCCGCCTTCATTCGACCCGACGGCGCAGTCGTGCTCATCGTACTCAACAGGTTGTGTTCCGATGCACCACCGTGCCGTCTAACGTCAGTAACCAAGCGCCCGTGTTGTTCAGGTCGTCTGCGGACGTCCCGTTTGAAGTGTGGGACCAGACTGTGGGCTACGTTCCCTCCACGGCGCCACCGCACTCCTTACTCACACTAGCCTGGCACACGCAGGGATTCAACCCGTAATTTTGTTTTTCACCAAAAGGTAAGCCCAAACCCATCATTTCCTCACACCCCGcagcaaaatacatttcaaaattaaCGTAATTTagtgattatttttttgttactttttttcAGTGTCATCCATTATAATATTTATTGGAATATTGTAAGAAGAGTGTGTAGTTGTGTGAGGTGAAACGTGTACAATTATGAGACTACTTTAGTAGCATTCCAACAAAAAAGTCAACATGAAATTGTGAAAATAAAGTCATATTTTGTCAGGGGAAACCCTAAAGTGTATAAAAGATTGAATATTTTATAGCAAACAGTtgaaatattgtaggaataaagtcactccaaactcattttagatcgggggccacatagagaaaaatctactcccaaggggccagactggtaaaatcacggcacgataacttaaaaataaagacaacttcagattgttttctttgtttaaaatagaacaagcacattctgaaaatgcacaaatcataatgttgttgttaatagtattcaatctttatttgtcgttatctatactttctgaataaattatgtgataatgttcattggtcaactcattggtgttaatttttaatctatcaagataaaaaaatatcaaaatcaaattacaggatgttatttatgtagtttgatcattttcctcgactggtgcactaacatcatgtggttaaattttttttttttacaaatgtagcataatctacaaagatacaaataattgctaatgtgacatctagtggacacatttagaacagcaattttttttcattccaaaattttggctaatttttatacttggcaagctcatccctcgggccggataaaacctatcagggccgcacgtttgacacccctgccctatgtCATAAATAAAGGCGAAACATGAAAATAACTTCTTGAGAAAGAAGTCATGATTTTATGAGAGTAAATTTGTATGACAAGAAAGAAGGAAGCTGTAATGTTATGAGAATACAGGTGTAatattactagaaaaattatagatTGCTAGAATTTTCGCATGAAAAAAGGCacgagaaattgaaaaaaaatgtaatatgacaataaagctggaagtgttttatattggtcaatatcgataattattgatattttttaatgacttAGGGAAAATAATGAGCaggagaaaatattttaaaggtaaacatttttatttcaaatgtaaccttcctgattataatcccctcagctatcaagatagaaaggaaaggaaatgtcaagcatggaaaacactcaatgtaaataaaatagtaaaatcccattgaacaGTTAACAATAACCTCTCAAacagaaggtgcaaaaataagaaatgcttaataaaatgtaacaaaatagtgtAAAAATGTAATCAGAGAAACATGAGACAAACTGTTTTCTGTtagagctgtgctctaaagggtgagcgcggataAGGTGGCGTGGTATTAGCAGTCTTGGTGGGGAcaagcgccttgcatcatttattgtctgactacggtccgtttaaaaaaaatccccaaaaactgccatactgttgaggtgacttttcctcttttattcacaatttcttcatttttactttcccttctcactccatgcaaagaatcaaccactTTTTCTAATTTAATAAGTTCAAATTTCAATATAGTATCGTGTTTTATAGCTTCATTATGAGTACTACTATTCTCTCGATGTGATGTTCTTGTTAACTTaatatttcaatttaatttttaaatagatttttatcatgttttatccaattttttaaatggctttaatttgagttattctccagtgtggatgccTCGGCGGTGGCATTTTTCCTCAAATCTTCAGTGCCATGCCATACTTAATTTTTGCTCTGTTATTGTCAATAGAATaggatagaaagtactttattgatccctgggggaaattcagcaccatagttcgctcacaatagacaataataataataaagataatatattatatatataatataataggtgtgtgcatgcgtgcgttttcttttcttttttacagcactttgtatttgccacttgcctgtgtataaaaagtgctttataaataaaatttgaaGCAaacttgatactgttacctgattggctgttagcgcgtcacttcctgcgttgctgggttaccagagagcgagtgccttcgtTCATGCAACCCACCTTATAATTGAACATGTTATGGAAATTTTAAGTCATTctgatgggggaaaaaaaaaacaaaaaaaaaacccgagaATGAAACCATTTTTTTGGTCACTTTATTAATACATCATAGACATATGTATTTTCATTTATATAATATACAACTTGTTAACCACATTTCACATTTGCGCCTCcaataatgtttttttctttgcaaaccttttttttttggactacaattatttacaattacaaaaaaaaaacggtgATAAAAATATGAACGTCATAAACAGATGGATTAAATGACATAATTAGAATATATACACCAGGGGGAGGCTTTGAAGACTTGAATTTGAGCAATGTGATGGTTTCCCTTTAGGAAAAGTTAGAATAGCAACAattatgacgtgtgtgtgtgtgtgtaactccaTACTCATTAACGGCGATAAGGTCTAAAGGGACGATCCTTGTTCATTGATTGATCGAAAAGAACAGCAGCTGACCTCAAAAGTGAGGGTTTAAGAAGCGCGTGTATGGAAAGGAGaccttaaaacagaaaataagaccAATGGGATCAAACATGATGACAAGGTAGGCGAGAAGCGTCTCAGAAGGACCATCTCTCCTGTGTGCGGGGGTCCATGGAGAGGGAGGGGGGCTGTGACGGGGGCTGGCTGCTGCTGTCTTCTCCGTTTAAACTCTTCCTACACACTGGACACGTGTCGTGCTAACCACGACGACAACATGGCGTCAGCCCACGGGGGGGTGCGGTCACAGAGCGAACGTGTGTAGTGGGTGGGGACTCACCATCTCCAGCCACGGTACTATACAGTCTGAGTGGAAGAAGTGGTTGCAGGGCAGCTGTCGCACGGCTTCGCCCGCCTCAAAGTCCTCTTTGCACACTGGACATTCCATACAACAGTCTGCGGGGGACAGCACACGTCAGTCATTGCTGCAAACACCGCGTGCAGGACTTGGCCACAACCAGCGGGGGCGCTAGTTACAGAAGATTGTATGTTATGTAgggattagtgttgtccccataccggtaccaaaattatttcggtacttttctgaataatagggcccacaaaaaattgcattataggctttattttaacaaaaaatcttagggtacattaaaaacatgtttcttattgcaagtttgtccttaaataaaatagtgaacatacaagacaactttgtcttttagtagtaagtaagcaaacaaaggctcctaatttagctgctgacatatgcagtaacatattgtgtcatttatcattttattattttgtcaacattattaaggacaagtggtagaaaataaattattaatctacttgttcatttactgttaatatctgcttactttctcttctaacatgttctatctacacttctgttcaaatgtaataatcacttattcttctgttgtttgatactttacattagtttt from the Entelurus aequoreus isolate RoL-2023_Sb linkage group LG20, RoL_Eaeq_v1.1, whole genome shotgun sequence genome contains:
- the gba1 gene encoding lysosomal acid glucosylceramidase; the encoded protein is MILRGCSKRACSKMWLPLLSAVLLAAAFYITTTSSSSGNTCVSRSFGHDSVVCECNSTYCDSVGSVVLPPVGHYASYLSSRQGSRLDASQAPVRLNSTGGLRLTLLPYKKYQTIRGFGGALTDAAAMNILSLSAGAQDQLLRQYFSTEGIGYTVVRVPMASCDFSTRLYTYADTVGDYNLDNFTLTPEDVNMKIPLLRRAQAMSPRPLSLLASAWSAPAWMKTNGALIGKGSLKGQPGGKEHKTWAQYYVRFLEEYSKYNLTFWAVTTGNEPTAGLMTNYSFQALGFTPEEQRDWVALDLGPALHASSFPHTHVLLMDDNRQLLPYWAKVVLGDIHAGRYIHGVAVHWYLDRLFPAAPTLGATHALYPEYYLFGTEACAGWTALDRGVMLGSWQRAEQYAHDILDDLNHHVTGWTDWNLALDQTGGPNWVKNFVDSPVIVDAQRDVFFKQPTFYSMAHFSKFLHEGSQRVGVSPSGETGLEFSAFIRPDGAVVLIVLNRSSADVPFEVWDQTVGYVPSTAPPHSLLTLAWHTQGFNP